The proteins below are encoded in one region of Desulfobacterales bacterium:
- a CDS encoding VWA domain-containing protein: protein MISKKDIMRSLPLLANALGKSYGIKVEIGGNEAFTNGSTIRLPSLPVEGDTAFLGLVRGYIDHEAAHIRHTDFDCLKQANTPLEKHVWNILEDRRVENKLTELFPGCRQNFNWLIRHLFLTNNQETQYKNPATKILDWLLLTVRSWDVRQLRPTAQGLAFEIDATWPGLRNDMKLTLLKARAFCPDSTACLIYAREIISLINAMTHRPCSQTNQNADDQPKEVNSQNENGEARSDENSSDSLQPAQQQDDEEEDEIADSISNQEYSTDGKKDIPQARSIRSLKNLLNASDADLPKDFGTTLAESLENIAEQEYSQLQVASIGHKKCGPFDAEAMENVRKSTSGIRARFHGLMQSTKLTRASPSRKGKLYARNLHRVVIGNPRIFLNQAEKQDLNTAVHILMDCSGSMYGCINLAGQVCQVVATALFSVGVNVGVTAFPGDNEDGLSDNTVAPIVEHGKKIHSRFNLSAAGTTPMGESLWWVLQQMVLLRENRKIILIITDGSPDSMKNTRQAISAGKNLGIEFHGLGINSHEICYLLPESSQNIKELSELGPATFKLFGKVLSR from the coding sequence ATGATTTCGAAAAAAGATATCATGCGGTCATTACCGCTGTTGGCAAATGCACTTGGGAAAAGCTACGGTATAAAGGTCGAAATTGGTGGCAACGAAGCTTTTACGAATGGCTCTACCATTAGACTTCCGAGTCTGCCCGTTGAGGGTGATACAGCTTTTCTTGGTTTGGTTCGAGGCTACATCGACCACGAAGCAGCTCATATCCGGCATACTGATTTTGATTGTCTAAAACAGGCAAATACCCCTCTGGAAAAGCACGTATGGAACATCCTGGAGGACCGGCGGGTGGAAAACAAATTAACAGAACTATTCCCAGGATGTCGTCAGAATTTCAATTGGTTAATACGACATTTGTTCTTAACAAATAATCAAGAAACTCAATATAAGAATCCAGCAACAAAGATTCTGGATTGGTTGCTACTGACTGTGCGCAGTTGGGATGTTCGCCAATTACGGCCGACAGCTCAAGGCTTGGCGTTTGAAATTGATGCTACTTGGCCAGGATTGCGAAATGACATGAAGTTAACTTTATTAAAAGCCAGAGCTTTTTGTCCTGATTCAACAGCCTGTTTAATCTACGCCAGGGAGATAATATCCCTTATCAATGCGATGACACACAGGCCCTGTTCTCAGACAAATCAGAACGCTGATGACCAACCGAAGGAGGTGAATTCACAAAATGAAAACGGAGAAGCACGATCGGATGAAAACAGTTCCGATTCTTTACAACCCGCACAACAACAGGATGATGAGGAGGAGGATGAGATTGCAGATAGCATATCAAATCAAGAATATTCAACAGATGGTAAAAAAGACATTCCACAGGCACGTTCAATACGAAGCTTGAAAAATCTATTAAACGCATCGGACGCCGATCTTCCGAAAGACTTCGGAACTACATTGGCAGAATCATTGGAAAATATTGCAGAACAAGAATACAGCCAGCTTCAAGTCGCATCAATCGGTCACAAAAAATGCGGACCTTTTGATGCTGAGGCTATGGAGAATGTTCGAAAAAGTACGTCAGGAATAAGGGCTCGATTTCATGGGTTGATGCAGTCGACTAAACTGACAAGGGCAAGTCCTTCCAGAAAAGGTAAGCTATACGCACGAAATTTACATCGAGTTGTAATTGGAAATCCGCGGATTTTTCTCAACCAGGCTGAAAAGCAAGATCTCAATACAGCAGTTCACATTCTGATGGACTGCTCTGGATCTATGTATGGGTGTATTAACTTGGCTGGGCAGGTTTGTCAGGTGGTGGCCACCGCATTATTTTCTGTAGGTGTAAATGTAGGCGTCACAGCTTTTCCAGGTGATAACGAAGATGGACTTTCCGATAATACGGTGGCCCCTATCGTTGAACATGGGAAAAAGATACATTCCCGATTTAACTTATCTGCCGCTGGTACGACGCCCATGGGGGAATCGCTATGGTGGGTCCTGCAGCAAATGGTATTGTTGCGGGAAAACCGTAAAATCATTCTCATCATTACTGACGGCTCACCGGATTCTATGAAAAATACACGTCAAGCTATCAGTGCAGGTAAAAACTTAGGCATCGAATTCCATGGGCTTGGAATAAATTCGCATGAAATATGCTACCTGCTTCCAGAAAGCAGTCAGAATATCAAAGAGCTAAGTGAACTTGGCCCAGCGACATTCAAATTGTTTGGCAAGGTGCTGTCACGATAA
- a CDS encoding DUF3150 domain-containing protein — MSTDIKVLECIMALRLDINIWSARKKLTPSDFGTVNLPPEKLASLGSKKICNPKELRIFGTLKSRAVSLLEKAGVRFLGGWAIPEARIQDINSELELIAQDFIHEKETFLARYDEAVMEWVQNNPGWESLIAGSTVSADYVRSRLGFKWQMFKVVPPRGSKKALTATGLVDEVENLGSTLFGEIAKTASDTWHQSYVGRTEVTRKALSPLRSIHRKLAGLSFVEPRVAPVVDLLDTALNKISSKGKIAGAELVMLQGLVSLLSDPVALVEHGQKIIEGQTADGILQGLLRQSVMPVVEAASDMDIGDDIMTNIDALIPASPTETQLDSLGLW; from the coding sequence ATGAGTACGGATATTAAAGTGCTGGAGTGTATCATGGCCTTACGTTTGGATATAAACATATGGTCTGCCCGCAAAAAGCTCACCCCTTCTGATTTTGGCACGGTCAACCTGCCGCCGGAAAAGCTCGCCTCTCTTGGCAGTAAGAAAATATGCAATCCAAAGGAACTTCGAATTTTTGGAACCCTGAAAAGCCGGGCGGTATCGCTGTTGGAAAAAGCCGGAGTGCGCTTTCTCGGTGGTTGGGCCATCCCGGAAGCACGCATTCAAGATATTAACAGCGAGCTTGAATTAATCGCTCAAGATTTTATCCATGAAAAAGAAACCTTTCTGGCTCGATACGATGAGGCGGTTATGGAGTGGGTTCAGAATAATCCCGGCTGGGAATCACTTATCGCTGGTTCGACTGTAAGCGCAGATTATGTTCGCAGCCGCCTTGGGTTTAAATGGCAAATGTTTAAGGTGGTGCCGCCAAGAGGCAGCAAAAAGGCTTTAACCGCCACAGGACTGGTGGATGAAGTGGAAAATCTCGGTTCGACTCTTTTCGGTGAGATTGCCAAAACAGCATCTGATACCTGGCACCAAAGTTATGTCGGCAGAACCGAAGTTACCAGGAAAGCCCTGTCTCCCCTCCGATCTATCCACCGGAAATTAGCTGGACTGAGTTTTGTAGAACCCCGTGTGGCTCCCGTGGTTGACCTTCTTGATACGGCACTGAACAAAATTTCCAGCAAAGGCAAAATTGCAGGCGCGGAATTGGTAATGCTGCAAGGCTTGGTCAGTTTGCTCAGTGATCCTGTTGCACTGGTTGAGCATGGACAGAAAATCATTGAAGGCCAGACTGCCGATGGGATTTTGCAGGGACTACTTCGTCAATCGGTTATGCCGGTTGTTGAAGCAGCTTCTGACATGGATATCGGGGATGACATCATGACAAATATCGATGCGCTGATCCCGGCATCTCCTACGGAAACTCAACTCGATAGCTTAGGATTATGGTGA
- a CDS encoding CbbQ/NirQ/NorQ C-terminal domain-containing protein has translation MTHELGQLSVKEMDAGIIFSGKPSGRMIKGFDKPCSFTPVQNPDYLFHETMREIIVWFLSPPEPLYVFGPTGSGKTSLIKQLAAKINYPVFDITGHSRLEFPDMVGHLSLEKGKMTFQYGPLSLAMKYGGLFLLNELDLLDPSTASGLNGILDGDSLCIPENGGELITPHPMFRFAATANTNGGMDETGLYQGTLRQNLAFMDRFWLCEVDYPEQDAECKLLEKMAVSLPESVRFTMVKFANEVRRLFMGNGDSQNQFGETIEVTFSTRTLIRWANLTVRFQPLARQGVQPVTYALDRALGFKATRETRAMLHELAQRMFPASSVQPDSAP, from the coding sequence ATGACACACGAATTGGGTCAACTCTCGGTTAAGGAAATGGACGCCGGTATTATTTTCAGTGGCAAGCCATCAGGCCGTATGATCAAGGGATTTGATAAGCCATGTTCCTTTACGCCGGTTCAAAATCCTGATTATCTGTTCCACGAAACGATGCGTGAAATAATTGTATGGTTCTTAAGCCCCCCTGAGCCTCTATACGTGTTCGGACCAACAGGAAGTGGTAAAACAAGCCTCATCAAACAGTTGGCGGCAAAAATAAACTATCCAGTATTTGATATCACAGGCCATAGCCGTTTGGAATTTCCGGATATGGTGGGGCATCTGAGCTTGGAAAAAGGGAAAATGACGTTTCAATACGGGCCGCTATCCCTGGCGATGAAATATGGGGGGCTGTTCCTCTTGAATGAGCTGGACCTACTTGATCCCTCAACCGCTTCGGGGCTGAATGGAATATTGGACGGAGATTCACTTTGTATCCCTGAAAATGGCGGAGAATTGATAACCCCGCACCCCATGTTCAGGTTCGCGGCTACAGCCAATACCAATGGTGGCATGGATGAGACGGGGCTTTATCAGGGGACCCTTCGGCAAAACCTGGCATTCATGGACCGCTTTTGGCTCTGTGAAGTCGATTATCCCGAGCAAGACGCGGAATGTAAGCTGCTTGAAAAAATGGCAGTTTCCCTTCCTGAATCCGTACGATTCACAATGGTTAAATTTGCCAACGAGGTCCGCAGGCTTTTCATGGGAAACGGTGACAGCCAGAACCAGTTCGGTGAAACCATAGAGGTGACGTTCTCAACGCGAACCCTCATCCGCTGGGCAAATCTTACCGTTCGATTTCAGCCGCTTGCCCGTCAGGGCGTTCAGCCTGTAACGTATGCTCTTGACCGGGCTCTGGGATTTAAGGCGACAAGGGAAACAAGGGCCATGCTTCACGAGCTGGCACAACGGATGTTTCCTGCCTCCAGTGTTCAGCCCGACAGCGCTCCTTGA
- a CDS encoding ERF family protein: protein MESKMCSSEITALATAMIKVQQTLPAAPTDRENSFTKSRYATLNSVFRACRDALLSQGIWVTQYPVPVEQNHLGLVTKLVHAESGQWQSSLMVMPLPKNDPQGYGSAMTYARRYGLTALVGIVIENDDDGEAACPKRMSAKQTQNNFSYENRQHATGAKSNQRVDGPEPPGLPKLDGVGYQSGQSPSGKPCIVALGSTHSKKEFLRQAGFRWDGNNKIWWRHKDAA from the coding sequence ATGGAATCAAAAATGTGTTCCAGTGAAATCACTGCGCTGGCAACGGCTATGATAAAGGTGCAGCAAACATTACCGGCAGCGCCCACTGATCGGGAAAACTCTTTCACAAAAAGCAGATACGCGACTCTTAACTCGGTTTTCAGGGCATGTCGTGATGCGCTCCTTTCTCAAGGGATTTGGGTAACACAATATCCGGTGCCAGTTGAACAAAACCATTTGGGACTGGTTACGAAACTAGTCCATGCTGAATCTGGACAATGGCAATCCTCACTCATGGTGATGCCGTTACCTAAAAATGACCCCCAAGGGTACGGTTCGGCCATGACTTATGCGCGGCGTTACGGGCTTACCGCACTTGTCGGAATTGTTATAGAAAATGACGACGACGGTGAAGCCGCATGCCCCAAAAGGATGAGTGCAAAACAAACTCAGAATAATTTTTCTTATGAAAATCGGCAACATGCGACTGGCGCGAAATCGAACCAGAGGGTGGATGGACCTGAACCACCGGGGTTACCTAAATTGGATGGCGTGGGATATCAATCTGGCCAATCACCAAGCGGCAAGCCGTGCATCGTGGCTTTGGGAAGCACACATTCCAAAAAAGAATTTTTACGCCAGGCAGGTTTTCGTTGGGATGGGAACAATAAAATCTGGTGGCGGCACAAAGATGCTGCGTAG
- a CDS encoding AAA family ATPase, whose product MIRNEYIRFMQKLSIDDAPENVCKLANIVLDHFDEITPLSTAHGRRVQKIVELAQREFKTANFECTADIKDTQTGATGPSSLKSLTVGPFRGFTKPVNIDLDSHIVLIYGPNGSGKSSFCEALEYGLLGSVEEAESKRFKEALEYLQNAYVSGFEPPVIEANFADAEPDIVTVNETQFRFCFVEKNRIDNFSRIAAHTPARQTAVISTLFALDNFNDFVRGFSAEIDDKYIDRIGKKANQLSLKQQAIEGDRQTKETNTQALTQLEAEEQALADKYEKDIPFAEVVLALGTGEQTGEIQKIEEDLQQPAPTVSGLKHAGLLKSGVEVEKAITELKAKETELDGYSEGLSYKQLYQAVIALSAVSQENCPACKTPLDQTTANPFQAAEVGLAKLEHLSALEQQRDDLKIIQHEAIKCVYQIVKTAWPINEDEKRPILLQKHSVANESLLDVAWWEAFNQLDEQNQSAWAKLEQQVKQTEAADALASELPAARQQKTDRLKKLRLLYEQVIQLQTKRKTLEEGIAKANTAIAMFNGKNKMLIEAVKQEKDVVTQNKLISEAYSLLIERLNSYKDALPGKLVADLGELVVQLYNSFNRGDAPNDLLANLKFPVSPGERIQVSFCGDPETYFDTLHVLSEGHIRCVGLAILLAKNLKENCPILIFDDPVNAIDDDHREAIRRTLFEDDYFHGKQIILTCHGEEFFKDIQNLLGAERTKASRRLTFLPQVGEKSIQIDFHSAPRNYLLSAQEHFDKLETRNALEKARQALEALTKGKIWSYVSKHGDGNLSIKLRASNSPIELRNLTEQLKSKLLHREFTHTDRDAVLTPISTLLGFSGDSREWRYLNKGTHEEAGRAEFDRTTVKSIIDSLADLDSVLNENIENKEHKIEPDA is encoded by the coding sequence ATGATCAGAAACGAATATATCCGTTTCATGCAGAAATTAAGCATTGATGACGCACCTGAAAATGTTTGCAAGCTGGCAAATATCGTTCTTGATCATTTCGATGAGATAACCCCCTTAAGCACAGCTCATGGACGACGGGTACAAAAAATAGTTGAATTGGCGCAGCGAGAGTTCAAAACAGCTAATTTTGAATGCACTGCTGATATTAAGGATACTCAGACAGGGGCCACCGGCCCATCCAGTCTCAAATCACTCACTGTTGGCCCATTTAGAGGTTTCACCAAACCGGTAAATATTGACTTAGATAGTCATATAGTGCTGATTTACGGCCCCAATGGTAGCGGCAAATCTAGCTTTTGCGAAGCCTTGGAATATGGCCTGCTGGGCTCAGTTGAGGAAGCTGAAAGTAAACGCTTCAAAGAAGCCCTGGAGTACCTTCAAAATGCATATGTAAGCGGATTTGAACCACCTGTAATTGAGGCAAATTTCGCTGATGCTGAACCTGACATTGTCACTGTAAACGAAACACAATTTCGCTTTTGCTTTGTGGAAAAGAACCGTATCGATAATTTCTCACGTATCGCCGCTCATACACCCGCACGCCAGACAGCGGTAATTTCCACTCTTTTTGCCTTAGACAACTTTAATGATTTTGTGCGAGGGTTTAGTGCTGAAATTGACGATAAATACATTGACCGAATTGGAAAAAAAGCAAACCAGCTATCATTAAAACAACAAGCTATTGAAGGCGACAGGCAGACTAAAGAAACCAATACTCAAGCATTAACTCAATTGGAGGCAGAAGAACAAGCGCTTGCTGATAAGTACGAAAAAGATATACCATTTGCCGAAGTTGTGCTGGCACTCGGTACAGGGGAACAAACGGGAGAGATTCAAAAAATTGAAGAAGATTTACAACAGCCTGCTCCGACAGTGTCAGGCTTAAAACATGCGGGACTGTTAAAATCTGGGGTTGAAGTTGAGAAAGCTATTACCGAACTTAAGGCAAAGGAAACTGAACTTGATGGATATAGCGAAGGGCTTTCCTATAAGCAGCTTTATCAGGCGGTGATTGCACTCAGCGCAGTTAGCCAAGAGAATTGTCCAGCTTGCAAAACGCCACTTGACCAGACCACCGCGAACCCATTTCAAGCAGCAGAAGTTGGCCTCGCCAAACTTGAGCATTTATCTGCACTCGAGCAGCAGCGAGATGACTTGAAAATTATCCAACATGAAGCGATAAAATGTGTCTATCAAATTGTTAAAACGGCTTGGCCCATAAATGAAGATGAAAAACGGCCTATCTTGCTGCAAAAACATTCTGTTGCCAATGAATCATTATTAGATGTTGCGTGGTGGGAGGCCTTTAACCAACTCGACGAACAAAATCAGTCTGCTTGGGCGAAATTAGAGCAGCAGGTAAAACAGACAGAAGCGGCGGATGCACTTGCCTCAGAGCTACCGGCTGCACGTCAGCAAAAAACGGACCGTCTAAAAAAGCTTCGCCTACTTTATGAGCAAGTTATACAGCTACAAACCAAACGAAAAACACTTGAAGAAGGTATTGCCAAAGCGAACACAGCCATTGCGATGTTTAATGGAAAAAACAAAATGTTAATTGAGGCTGTCAAACAGGAAAAAGATGTAGTCACACAAAACAAATTAATTTCAGAGGCTTATTCACTATTAATTGAGCGTCTTAACAGCTACAAAGATGCTTTGCCAGGCAAGCTGGTAGCTGATCTTGGGGAACTTGTTGTTCAGCTTTACAATTCCTTCAATCGTGGTGATGCGCCCAATGATCTTTTGGCCAATTTGAAGTTTCCAGTATCACCAGGAGAGCGTATCCAAGTTTCGTTTTGCGGTGATCCTGAGACATATTTTGATACGCTGCATGTACTTAGCGAAGGGCATATCCGTTGCGTTGGTTTGGCAATATTGCTGGCAAAAAACCTGAAGGAAAACTGTCCAATTCTAATTTTCGACGACCCGGTCAATGCCATTGACGATGACCACCGAGAAGCCATTCGTCGTACTCTGTTCGAAGATGACTATTTTCATGGTAAGCAGATTATTCTGACTTGTCATGGGGAGGAGTTTTTCAAAGATATTCAGAACCTATTGGGTGCAGAGCGTACCAAAGCATCAAGGCGTTTAACGTTTTTACCTCAAGTGGGCGAAAAAAGCATACAAATAGACTTTCATTCGGCCCCAAGAAACTATTTACTATCTGCTCAGGAGCATTTTGACAAATTAGAAACCAGAAATGCATTAGAAAAGGCTCGTCAGGCACTAGAAGCACTCACCAAAGGCAAAATATGGAGTTACGTATCAAAACATGGAGATGGCAATTTAAGTATTAAGTTACGTGCCTCTAATTCTCCCATCGAACTACGAAACCTAACAGAACAACTGAAGTCAAAGCTTTTACACCGAGAATTTACTCATACAGACAGAGATGCTGTATTAACCCCTATTAGCACGCTTTTAGGCTTCAGCGGTGATTCACGTGAGTGGCGTTATTTAAACAAGGGCACACACGAAGAAGCTGGCCGGGCAGAGTTTGATCGAACTACAGTTAAAAGCATCATTGATTCTTTGGCCGATTTGGATTCAGTGCTGAATGAGAATATCGAAAATAAAGAACACAAAATCGAACCAGACGCTTGA
- a CDS encoding restriction endonuclease has translation MENIVAAIERSLNIVPGTKVIPNASIVERISAVPRQVDVYLEIPTGPRTLRIGVEVKDEAAPVDLPEIEQLIVKLKKLDLDYGCIVSRVGFTKNAREEAERHGIELRTLAQVEKTNWWLPSAMTQFHQQVELLRLQVNFHPEELESVNALLAPEEISDLVLTLANGESGTLLDYIKGEGVEALNRPELAHLKDQDIFAANILFNDLHSSLECAKGTLPLPQNVYARYRYHYRIESVKLTAYERSDGINAFTGISNALGKQVTVVAKLKADGSRTLTFTMDDPKPSKISIPPRGEVVDNNKLGTDQTNVSK, from the coding sequence ATGGAGAATATTGTTGCCGCAATCGAGCGATCGCTGAATATAGTTCCAGGCACAAAGGTAATTCCTAATGCTTCCATCGTCGAAAGAATTAGTGCTGTTCCTCGACAGGTCGATGTTTACTTGGAAATCCCTACAGGTCCTAGAACGCTACGCATTGGCGTTGAAGTTAAGGATGAGGCTGCCCCGGTTGATCTCCCGGAAATTGAGCAGCTTATCGTTAAGCTCAAGAAGCTCGATTTGGATTATGGGTGCATTGTCTCGCGAGTTGGATTTACAAAAAACGCCAGAGAAGAGGCAGAAAGACATGGAATTGAGTTAAGAACTTTGGCGCAGGTTGAAAAAACCAACTGGTGGCTTCCGTCGGCCATGACACAATTTCACCAGCAGGTCGAGTTACTCCGTCTGCAGGTCAATTTTCACCCCGAGGAACTTGAGTCCGTGAACGCTTTGTTGGCACCTGAGGAGATATCCGACCTTGTGCTTACCCTTGCAAATGGTGAGTCAGGTACTCTGCTCGACTATATTAAGGGAGAGGGAGTGGAAGCCTTGAATAGACCAGAACTGGCTCACTTGAAAGACCAAGACATTTTTGCTGCGAACATTCTTTTCAACGACCTTCACAGCTCTCTGGAATGCGCGAAAGGGACATTGCCTTTGCCGCAAAATGTTTATGCGCGCTATCGGTATCATTACCGAATTGAGTCGGTAAAACTTACAGCTTACGAGAGATCAGATGGCATTAACGCCTTCACCGGGATTTCTAATGCCTTGGGAAAGCAGGTGACCGTGGTTGCCAAACTGAAAGCGGATGGCAGTCGAACTTTGACATTCACAATGGACGATCCAAAACCATCGAAGATATCGATTCCACCACGAGGGGAGGTGGTTGACAACAATAAGCTGGGGACGGACCAAACTAACGTATCGAAATAA
- a CDS encoding 16S rRNA (uracil(1498)-N(3))-methyltransferase — MRHFFIDSTDISGNRCVISGQDARHIQTVLRKKTGDRIGLFDGNGYEYLARIEDVSSGRVQVVIDDRLPSAAESPVDIAVAQALLKDGKMDDLVRQVTELGITRWYPFTSSRCVPRPDPKRMEMRRQRWEKIAKEALKQCRRGRLPEIGSTLTFEQILKRGQEFDLSVVYWEGESTPVRSMLPPNDGRIRTILVLLGPEGGFSREEIQMALANGFLTATLGPRILRAETATVAACSLIQYLYGDLGGGPYSKSG; from the coding sequence ATGAGACATTTTTTTATAGATTCAACAGACATCTCTGGTAACCGATGTGTTATATCCGGGCAGGATGCCAGACACATCCAAACGGTGCTTCGGAAAAAAACCGGTGACCGTATCGGTCTTTTTGACGGAAATGGGTATGAATATCTGGCACGGATCGAAGATGTTTCATCCGGTCGCGTCCAGGTTGTGATCGATGACCGGCTCCCGTCTGCCGCAGAATCTCCTGTCGACATCGCTGTGGCACAGGCGCTGTTAAAAGACGGGAAGATGGATGATCTCGTGCGCCAGGTCACCGAGCTGGGCATTACGCGCTGGTATCCGTTTACGTCCAGCCGCTGTGTTCCAAGGCCGGACCCGAAACGGATGGAGATGCGCCGTCAGCGGTGGGAAAAAATTGCGAAAGAAGCGCTCAAACAATGTCGTAGAGGTCGGCTGCCGGAAATCGGTTCAACGCTGACGTTTGAACAGATCCTGAAGCGGGGACAGGAATTTGACTTGAGCGTGGTGTACTGGGAGGGAGAATCAACGCCTGTCCGATCGATGTTGCCGCCAAACGATGGACGCATCCGGACAATTTTGGTCCTCCTGGGGCCGGAAGGGGGTTTTTCTCGGGAAGAAATTCAAATGGCGCTGGCAAACGGGTTTCTCACAGCGACTCTCGGTCCGCGCATTTTAAGGGCGGAAACAGCCACCGTTGCGGCATGTTCTCTGATCCAGTATCTGTACGGGGATTTGGGTGGTGGCCCATACAGCAAGTCCGGATGA